A window of the Falco biarmicus isolate bFalBia1 chromosome 10, bFalBia1.pri, whole genome shotgun sequence genome harbors these coding sequences:
- the FAM110A gene encoding protein FAM110A isoform X2: MPIEALQAGDAMKGVTVTAPFTSAMPIRILRKGPAYFRRRTEPGAGKPSAVERLEADKAKYVKSQRVASTKQEPVKPLLLKQPLFTPGVRRAVLTSSRRAPPGLHRTEAGSPKTSLDLEILNNLINLCDSPFPKAESPLGREHKWRVEAPAALGDGADGAGKPLESPAAAKPPGSMAVRRVDVRPCGAPRGQVTLVPASPVPGGLPAAPARSSPTRPESARRQPLLHRSKSDLSDRLSRATADLERFFNYCGLDPEEVQDMGAERFARASSDIVSLKFHSVSTASSEGGRSPPSTATPEGRPAERVPYGISIIERNARVIKWLYGLRQAREPEQVSNV; this comes from the coding sequence ATGCCCATCGAGGCACTGCAAGCTGGTGATGCCATGAAGGGGGTGACGGTGACGGCGCCCTTCACCTCGGCCATGCCCATCCGCATCCTTCGCAAGGGTCCTGCGTATTTCCGCCGGCGCACCGAGCCAGGTGCTGGGAAGCCCAGCGCAGTGGAGAGGCTGGAGGCCGACAAAGCCAAGTACGTGAAGAGCCAGAGGGTCGCCAGCACCAAGCAGGAGCCAGTGAAGCCACTGCTGCTCAAGCAGCCCCTCTTCACCCCAGGGGTGCGCCGGGCTGTGCTCACCTCCAGCCGAAGGGCACCCCCAGGGCTGCACCGCACCGAGGCTGGCAGCCCGAAGACCTCCCTTGATCTGGAGATCCTGAACAACCTCATCAACCTCTGCGACAGCCCTTTCCCCAAGGCAGAGAGCCcgctgggcagggagcacaAGTGGAGGGTGGAAGCGCCAGCGGCACTGGGTGATGGGGCGGATGGTGCCGGCAAGCCACTGGAGAGCCCCGCTGCTGCCAAGCCCCCTGGCAGCATGGCTGTGCGGAGGGTGGACGTCCGTCCCTGCGGGGCTCCACGGGGCCAGGTGACACTGGTGCCTGCATCCCCTGTCCCAGgcgggctgcctgcagccccggcACGGAGCTCACCCACCCGCCCCGAGAGTGCCCGCCGGCAGCCCCTGCTGCATCGCTCCAAGTCGGACCTGAGCGATCGGCTTTCGCGGGCCACTGCTGACCTGGAGCGCTTCTTCAACTACTGCGGCCTCGACCCTGAGGAGGTGCAGGACATGGGCGCCGAGCGCTTTGCCCGTGCCAGCTCTGACATCGTGTCCCTCAAGTTTCACAGCGTGAGCACGGCCAGCTCGGAGGGCGGCCGCTCACCGCCCAGCACTGCCACGCCAGAGGGCCGGCCAGCTGAGCGCGTGCCCTACGGCATCTCCATCATCGAGCGTAACGCCCGTGTCATCAAGTGGCTGTATGGGCTGCGCCAGGCCAGGGAGCCTGAGCAGGTCTCCAATGTGTAG
- the RSPO4 gene encoding R-spondin-4 isoform X1, with amino-acid sequence MQWIIFMLLLFISSMEMLTQNRWKKQGTVRVAGSSHSVSAGLLENCTGCVLCSEDNGCITCHHRLFLLIWRDGIRQYGMCVHTCPPGYFGVRGLEVNRCTKCRSPSCESCFSRDFCMKCKDKFYLHKGQCFRQCPPSTTAQPGTRECQEMCEPGPWSEWSACTHESRTCGCKWGVETRVREVPAAAREEGAACPALLETRKCRMRKHCPGEKTEPKNKGKKRQKKPKTEAHAGT; translated from the exons ATGCAGTGGATAATATTCATGTTGCTGTTATTCATCAGCTCCATGGAAATGCTCACGCAGAACCGATGGAAGAAGCAAGGTACGGTGCGCGTGGCTGGCTCGTCCCACTCAG TGAGCGCTGGCCTGCTGGAGAACTGCACGGGCTGCGTCCTGTGCTCGGAGGACAACGGCTGCATCACCTGCCACCACCGGCTCTTCCTGCTCATCTGGAGGGATGGCATCCGCCAGTACGGGATGTGCGTCCACACCTGCCCTCCCGGCTACTTCGGCGTGCGGGGTCTGGAGGTCAACAGATGCACAA AGTGCAGGTCACCCAGCTGtgagagctgcttcagcagggacTTCTGCATGAAGTGCAAAGACAAGTTTTACTTGCACAAGGGCCAGTGTTTTCGGCAgtgcccccccagcaccacgGCACAGCCCGGCACCCGTGAGTGCCAAG AGATGTGTGAGCCGGGTCCATGGAGCGAGTGGAGCGCCTGCACCCACGAGAGCCGGACCTGCGGCTGCAAGTGGGGTGTGGAGACGCGGGTCCGGGAGGTGCCAGCAGCCGCCCGGGAGGagggtgctgcctgcccagcgCTGCTGGAAACAAGGAAGTGCCGCATGAGGAAGCACTGCCCAGGAG agAAAACTGAACccaaaaataaaggcaaaaagcGACAGAAGAAGCCGAAGACAGAAGCACACGCGGGTACCTAA
- the FAM110A gene encoding protein FAM110A isoform X1, producing MLGRALGCTQEVVQAGGTGGRLAVTVTAACSGTPWDGVGPRHTGPHRAHPPTAREPLAARGGCPPCAPVLALRMPIEALQAGDAMKGVTVTAPFTSAMPIRILRKGPAYFRRRTEPGAGKPSAVERLEADKAKYVKSQRVASTKQEPVKPLLLKQPLFTPGVRRAVLTSSRRAPPGLHRTEAGSPKTSLDLEILNNLINLCDSPFPKAESPLGREHKWRVEAPAALGDGADGAGKPLESPAAAKPPGSMAVRRVDVRPCGAPRGQVTLVPASPVPGGLPAAPARSSPTRPESARRQPLLHRSKSDLSDRLSRATADLERFFNYCGLDPEEVQDMGAERFARASSDIVSLKFHSVSTASSEGGRSPPSTATPEGRPAERVPYGISIIERNARVIKWLYGLRQAREPEQVSNV from the exons atgctgggacgggcccttGGTTGCACCCAGGAAGTCGTGCAGGCTGGCGGGACTGGCGGGCGGCTGGCAGTGACTGTGACAGCAGCCTGCTCAGGGACACCGTGGGACGGAGTGGGGCCACGGCACACTGGCCCCCACCGTGCCCACCCG CCAACAGCACGTGAGCCCCTCGCTGCTCGGGGTGGCTGCCCACCCTGTGCCCCGGTGCTGGCACTGAGGATGCCCATCGAGGCACTGCAAGCTGGTGATGCCATGAAGGGGGTGACGGTGACGGCGCCCTTCACCTCGGCCATGCCCATCCGCATCCTTCGCAAGGGTCCTGCGTATTTCCGCCGGCGCACCGAGCCAGGTGCTGGGAAGCCCAGCGCAGTGGAGAGGCTGGAGGCCGACAAAGCCAAGTACGTGAAGAGCCAGAGGGTCGCCAGCACCAAGCAGGAGCCAGTGAAGCCACTGCTGCTCAAGCAGCCCCTCTTCACCCCAGGGGTGCGCCGGGCTGTGCTCACCTCCAGCCGAAGGGCACCCCCAGGGCTGCACCGCACCGAGGCTGGCAGCCCGAAGACCTCCCTTGATCTGGAGATCCTGAACAACCTCATCAACCTCTGCGACAGCCCTTTCCCCAAGGCAGAGAGCCcgctgggcagggagcacaAGTGGAGGGTGGAAGCGCCAGCGGCACTGGGTGATGGGGCGGATGGTGCCGGCAAGCCACTGGAGAGCCCCGCTGCTGCCAAGCCCCCTGGCAGCATGGCTGTGCGGAGGGTGGACGTCCGTCCCTGCGGGGCTCCACGGGGCCAGGTGACACTGGTGCCTGCATCCCCTGTCCCAGgcgggctgcctgcagccccggcACGGAGCTCACCCACCCGCCCCGAGAGTGCCCGCCGGCAGCCCCTGCTGCATCGCTCCAAGTCGGACCTGAGCGATCGGCTTTCGCGGGCCACTGCTGACCTGGAGCGCTTCTTCAACTACTGCGGCCTCGACCCTGAGGAGGTGCAGGACATGGGCGCCGAGCGCTTTGCCCGTGCCAGCTCTGACATCGTGTCCCTCAAGTTTCACAGCGTGAGCACGGCCAGCTCGGAGGGCGGCCGCTCACCGCCCAGCACTGCCACGCCAGAGGGCCGGCCAGCTGAGCGCGTGCCCTACGGCATCTCCATCATCGAGCGTAACGCCCGTGTCATCAAGTGGCTGTATGGGCTGCGCCAGGCCAGGGAGCCTGAGCAGGTCTCCAATGTGTAG
- the RSPO4 gene encoding R-spondin-4 isoform X4: protein MEMLTQNRWKKQVSAGLLENCTGCVLCSEDNGCITCHHRLFLLIWRDGIRQYGMCVHTCPPGYFGVRGLEVNRCTKCRSPSCESCFSRDFCMKCKDKFYLHKGQCFRQCPPSTTAQPGTRECQEMCEPGPWSEWSACTHESRTCGCKWGVETRVREVPAAAREEGAACPALLETRKCRMRKHCPGEKTEPKNKGKKRQKKPKTEAHAGT, encoded by the exons ATGGAAATGCTCACGCAGAACCGATGGAAGAAGCAAG TGAGCGCTGGCCTGCTGGAGAACTGCACGGGCTGCGTCCTGTGCTCGGAGGACAACGGCTGCATCACCTGCCACCACCGGCTCTTCCTGCTCATCTGGAGGGATGGCATCCGCCAGTACGGGATGTGCGTCCACACCTGCCCTCCCGGCTACTTCGGCGTGCGGGGTCTGGAGGTCAACAGATGCACAA AGTGCAGGTCACCCAGCTGtgagagctgcttcagcagggacTTCTGCATGAAGTGCAAAGACAAGTTTTACTTGCACAAGGGCCAGTGTTTTCGGCAgtgcccccccagcaccacgGCACAGCCCGGCACCCGTGAGTGCCAAG AGATGTGTGAGCCGGGTCCATGGAGCGAGTGGAGCGCCTGCACCCACGAGAGCCGGACCTGCGGCTGCAAGTGGGGTGTGGAGACGCGGGTCCGGGAGGTGCCAGCAGCCGCCCGGGAGGagggtgctgcctgcccagcgCTGCTGGAAACAAGGAAGTGCCGCATGAGGAAGCACTGCCCAGGAG agAAAACTGAACccaaaaataaaggcaaaaagcGACAGAAGAAGCCGAAGACAGAAGCACACGCGGGTACCTAA
- the ANGPT4 gene encoding angiopoietin-4, which translates to MQALSLGLVALTCATTALCAAGAQRRALEGGSRRHYHRVQHGHCSYTFVLPEADPPPCPAAPAAPSPANALLQRDSPAGTVHTGHGATQRLRHLERILENSTQWLLKLESYIQMSMKPEMAQLRQTAVQNQTATMLEIGSTLLNQSAEQSRKLTSVEAQVLNQTSRIEMQLQENSLSTTKLEKQLLLQTNEIHKLQNRNNILEVRVLEMETKHQAELAGARSEKEKLQHLVSRQSGTIEELEKSLLAASTNTSLLQRQQLQLLETVQSLVRLVSQGRAPLPGQQQLFQDCAEVRRAGIHASGVYTLHITNLSEPKKAYCDMEMDRGGWTVIQLRANGSLSFQRSWKEYKQGFGDAAGEYWMGNEAVHLLTSQAPYALRIELQDWEGGQVYAHYGKFQLGSEQQLYRLSLQDYSGTAGQQSGMALQGTRFSTRDADNDNCLCKCAQMLSGGWWFDACGLSNLNGIYYPARHNIRKLNGIRWHHFQGPSYSLKGTRMLIRPTSF; encoded by the exons ATGCAGGCGCTCAGCCTTGGCCTCGTGGCCCTGACCTGCGCCACGACGGCACTGTGCGCAGCCGGAGCCCAGCGCCGGGCGCTGGAGGGGGGCAGCCGCCGGCATTACCACCGGGTGCAGCACGGCCACTGCAGCTACACCTTCGTGCTGCCTGAGGCCGACCCACCACCCTGcccggctgcccccgccgcccccagccctgccaatGCGCTGCTGCAGCGGGACTCACCGGCCGGCACCGTGCACACCGGCCACGGGGCCACCCAGCGCCTGCGGCACCTTGAGAGGATCCTGGAGAACAGCACCCAGTGGCTGCTGAAG CTGGAGAGCTACATCCAGATGAGCATGAAGCCGGAGATGGCGCAGCTGCGGCAGACGGCGGTGCAGAACCAGACCGCCACGATGCTAGAGATCGGCAGCACCCTCCTCAACCAGAGCGCCGAGCAGAGCCGCAAGCTCACGAGTGTGGAGGCCCAG gtgcTGAACCAGACATCACGCATCGAGATGCAGCTACAGGAGAACTCCCTGTCCACCACtaagctggagaagcagctgctgctgcagacgAATGAGATCCACAAGCTGCAGAACAGGAACAA CATCCTGGAGGTGCGGGTGCTGGAGATGGAGACGAAgcaccaggcagagctggcGGGGGCCCGCTCGGAgaaggagaagctgcagcacCTGGTGAGCCGGCAAAGTGGCACCATCGAGGAGCTGGAGAAGTcgctgctggctgccagcaccaacaccagcctgctccagcgccagcagctccagctccttgAGACGGTGCAGAGCCTGGTGCGCCTTGTCTCACAGGGCAGAG ccccactgccggggcagcagcagctcttccaggACTGCGCTGAGGTGCGCCGGGCGGGCATCCATGCCAGTGGTGTCTACACCCTCCACATCACCAACCTCAGCGAGCCCAAAAAG GCATACTGTGACATGGAGATGGACCGAGGGGGCTGGACAGTCATCCAGCTTCGTGCCAACGGCAGCCTCAGCTTCCAGAGAAGCTGGAAGGAGTACAAGCAG GGCTTTGGGGACGCAGCAGGCGAGTACTGGATGGGTAACGAGGCTGTGCACCTCCTGACCAGCCAGGCACCCTATGCCCTGCGCATCGAGCTGCAGGACTGGGAGGGCGGCCAGGTCTATGCCCACTATGGGAAATTCCAGCTGGGAAGCGAGCAGCAGCTTTACAG GCTGTCGCTGCAGGACTACAGTGGCACAGCCGGGCAGCAGAGTGGAATGGCGCTGCAGGGCACCCGCTTCAGTACCCGTGACGCCGACAATGATAACTGCCTCTGCAAGTGCGCCCAGATGCTGTCGGGAG GCTGGTGGTTCGACGCCTGCGGTCTCTCCAACCTGAATGGCATCTACTATCCAGCCCGGCACAACATCCGCAAGCTCAACGGCATCCGCTGGCACCACTTCCAGGGGCCCAGCTACTCCCTGAAGGGCACCCGCATGCTGATCCGACCCACCAGCTTCTAG
- the RSPO4 gene encoding R-spondin-4 isoform X2, whose protein sequence is MQWIIFMLLLFISSMEMLTQNRWKKQVSAGLLENCTGCVLCSEDNGCITCHHRLFLLIWRDGIRQYGMCVHTCPPGYFGVRGLEVNRCTKCRSPSCESCFSRDFCMKCKDKFYLHKGQCFRQCPPSTTAQPGTRECQEMCEPGPWSEWSACTHESRTCGCKWGVETRVREVPAAAREEGAACPALLETRKCRMRKHCPGEKTEPKNKGKKRQKKPKTEAHAGT, encoded by the exons ATGCAGTGGATAATATTCATGTTGCTGTTATTCATCAGCTCCATGGAAATGCTCACGCAGAACCGATGGAAGAAGCAAG TGAGCGCTGGCCTGCTGGAGAACTGCACGGGCTGCGTCCTGTGCTCGGAGGACAACGGCTGCATCACCTGCCACCACCGGCTCTTCCTGCTCATCTGGAGGGATGGCATCCGCCAGTACGGGATGTGCGTCCACACCTGCCCTCCCGGCTACTTCGGCGTGCGGGGTCTGGAGGTCAACAGATGCACAA AGTGCAGGTCACCCAGCTGtgagagctgcttcagcagggacTTCTGCATGAAGTGCAAAGACAAGTTTTACTTGCACAAGGGCCAGTGTTTTCGGCAgtgcccccccagcaccacgGCACAGCCCGGCACCCGTGAGTGCCAAG AGATGTGTGAGCCGGGTCCATGGAGCGAGTGGAGCGCCTGCACCCACGAGAGCCGGACCTGCGGCTGCAAGTGGGGTGTGGAGACGCGGGTCCGGGAGGTGCCAGCAGCCGCCCGGGAGGagggtgctgcctgcccagcgCTGCTGGAAACAAGGAAGTGCCGCATGAGGAAGCACTGCCCAGGAG agAAAACTGAACccaaaaataaaggcaaaaagcGACAGAAGAAGCCGAAGACAGAAGCACACGCGGGTACCTAA
- the RSPO4 gene encoding R-spondin-4 isoform X3: protein MEMLTQNRWKKQGTVRVAGSSHSVSAGLLENCTGCVLCSEDNGCITCHHRLFLLIWRDGIRQYGMCVHTCPPGYFGVRGLEVNRCTKCRSPSCESCFSRDFCMKCKDKFYLHKGQCFRQCPPSTTAQPGTRECQEMCEPGPWSEWSACTHESRTCGCKWGVETRVREVPAAAREEGAACPALLETRKCRMRKHCPGEKTEPKNKGKKRQKKPKTEAHAGT, encoded by the exons ATGGAAATGCTCACGCAGAACCGATGGAAGAAGCAAGGTACGGTGCGCGTGGCTGGCTCGTCCCACTCAG TGAGCGCTGGCCTGCTGGAGAACTGCACGGGCTGCGTCCTGTGCTCGGAGGACAACGGCTGCATCACCTGCCACCACCGGCTCTTCCTGCTCATCTGGAGGGATGGCATCCGCCAGTACGGGATGTGCGTCCACACCTGCCCTCCCGGCTACTTCGGCGTGCGGGGTCTGGAGGTCAACAGATGCACAA AGTGCAGGTCACCCAGCTGtgagagctgcttcagcagggacTTCTGCATGAAGTGCAAAGACAAGTTTTACTTGCACAAGGGCCAGTGTTTTCGGCAgtgcccccccagcaccacgGCACAGCCCGGCACCCGTGAGTGCCAAG AGATGTGTGAGCCGGGTCCATGGAGCGAGTGGAGCGCCTGCACCCACGAGAGCCGGACCTGCGGCTGCAAGTGGGGTGTGGAGACGCGGGTCCGGGAGGTGCCAGCAGCCGCCCGGGAGGagggtgctgcctgcccagcgCTGCTGGAAACAAGGAAGTGCCGCATGAGGAAGCACTGCCCAGGAG agAAAACTGAACccaaaaataaaggcaaaaagcGACAGAAGAAGCCGAAGACAGAAGCACACGCGGGTACCTAA